Proteins co-encoded in one Rhinoraja longicauda isolate Sanriku21f unplaced genomic scaffold, sRhiLon1.1 Scf002393, whole genome shotgun sequence genomic window:
- the LOC144591851 gene encoding RNA-binding protein NOB1-like — protein sequence MGCSETAVDVKVGCMTTDFAMQNVLIQMGLHVISLNGMIIKQARNYILRCHARFKTTTNMNKKFCPNCGNKTLKKVAVTVNEDGSLLFHLSKKTKVLNPRGLRHPLPLPHGGKHASNPHLSEDQNFPQQRLSKKARQKTNVFDPDYIAGVSPFVENDIYSRAANLNIRDGRLGGGRRRLNPNAASKKFTKK from the coding sequence ATGGGCTGCTCTGAGACAGCAGTGGATGTCAAAGTTGGCTGTATGACCACAGATTTTGCTATGCAGAATGTCCTTATTCAGATGGGGCTTCATGTTATTTCTTTGAATGGAATGATTATAAAGCAAGCAAGGAACTACATTCTGCGCTGTCATGCACGTTTCAAGACCACAACTAATATGAATAAGAAATTCTGCCCAAACTGTGGTAACAAGACGCTAAAAAAGGTCGCAGTCACTGTGAACGAGGATGGCAGTCTTCTCTTCCACTTGTcaaaaaaaaccaaagtgctaAATCCACGAGGTCTACGGCACCCTCTGCCATTACCACACGGTGGGAAACATGCCAGTAATCCGCACTTGAGTGAGGACCAGAACTTCCCTCAGCAACGACTATCCAAGAAAGCGAGGCAGAAGACAAATGTCTTTGACCCAGATTACATAGCTGGGGTGTCCCCATTTGTGGAGAATGATATCTACAGCAGAGCTGCGAACTTAAACATTCGGGACGGCAGATtaggaggtgggaggaggaggtTGAACCCAAATGCTGCATCAAAAAAATTCACTAAGAAATAA